The Cuculus canorus isolate bCucCan1 chromosome 5, bCucCan1.pri, whole genome shotgun sequence DNA segment AGCGCGGAGCCGCCCCCAGCAGCCGCGGCGCCCATTGGCCGAGCGGCGCCCCTGGCGGCGGCCCCGGGAGCGACACGCGGGGCTCGGCCGCGAGGGCGTGGTCACGTGCCGGGGGCGGGCGAGGCCCCAGCGTGTCACGTGATGCGGCCAAGATGGCGGCCCCCACGGACGGTAAGGCGGGAGGGGCGGGCGGCGCTGCTCTGCTCCGCTCCGCTCCGCTGGTGAGGACTCAccacccccccatcccccccggTCTTTTCTCTCCGTTGTAGGTGGCGACCTGGAAGCTTCGCTGCTGAGCTTCGAGAAGCTGGACCGCGCCTCCCCGGACCTGTGGCCCGAGCAGCGTAAGTGCGGCGGGCCCGCGGCCGCCGGTCTCGGCGGGGCTGgccgggggggttgggggggcgCTGCCGCCGCCCAGGCGCTCACCCCCCGCTGCCCTTCGTTTTCTTTTCGCAGTGCCCGGCGTTGCCGAGTTCGCCGCCTCCTTCAAAAGCGTGAGTGAGCGCTGTTTTGCCTTCTGCGTTCCCCCTCCCGGCGGCGGATCCGCCGTTCCCTCCGCGAGCTTTGCCTCTTGTCCGTAAAGCGTGTTTCTAACTTCGGTATCTCTTAAAAAGCTCGTTTAGTTTTCAATATCTTTTTCTCGTTATGTATATAGCACCGAATGCAGCTTACCGTGAATGACAGTTACATCTTGGAAGGAATAGAAGGCTTCAAACTGTAGGATATCTGTCTGTCTTACTGTCTCTGGCTTGTGGGTGTTAGTGTGTTGGTTTTAACTATAAAAAAGTCCAGGGAAAGCTAAGCAACAAGActaaatgtaaaaatgtatcTACAGACCACCTGGAACTCTCATATTTTACTACCAATGTAACTAGTTTTCAAGAGGAGGTCAGTCTTTTTTGTATGATTCTAAAAATGCACTTGTCTGAATGTcaacttttgttctttttaaaacagccTATTGCGAGTTCTCCTCCCAAGTGGATGGCTGAGTTAGAAAATGATGACATTGATATGTTAAAGGGTGAGTATGGACATCGTGGGCAGGAAATAAGGTTGCCAGAGCAGATGGGAATTCAGCACTTAAGAGGCTTAAAATACTTGCTCCTTAAATGTTTTGACAGTAAAGGAATAGGGGTTAGTTGTTTTATATTGCTCAATacttatttcagatttttttgtcttggatGTCCAAatgcctggttttgttttttttgtcttttgtttgttttttaaaattttgccaTTGATCTGTCTAATTTCTGAAGGCAGGAGTCTTATATCAGTAAGCCCTGTGGCCTCAGATCTTTAGCCCTCACACATCTGCAGAATGTTTAGCTCTGGTGTCTCTTCGTCTTGTTAATAATACTGATGCTGAacatgctggcaaataaacGTTTTTCATTAACTCAgttatttctgagaaaatatcCAGATGTCAGTGGCAGgttcatttttcagaacaagCATGCAAGGGCTAGTTGAAACAGtataatgttttatatatatatatatatattgcttaTCTTGCTTACCAATCCCTCACTGCGGGAAGGGATGTCTAGTGGGTGTTTCCTATGGTTTAAGAAGTGGCATGAATTATTTGGTGGCCTCAGCTAATCGGACTTGGTGAGCACCTTAGATTTGTTGATTAGCTTCTTCAGAGATGCTAATGTGTTTTCAATCATAGATCCAAGATCTCTAATTGGATGATAAGGCTGTGTGTGCAAGAAGGGCTAACTAGCGTGTAGATTTGCTGCATGTCACAGCTTTTACCTTGCAGTGAACATCCTTGCCGTGCTCTGCCTCTCAGGTGAATTCCAGATAAACTGTTCCGGAGTGAAAGTGGGGATGAATTACTTTTGACTTAATAATGTATGTTATTAATGTGTAGTAAGTCCATTCTCTTGCATACTCTTTTGTAGCTTGTTCACGTGGCAGCGTGAACTTACAAGAACTTCCAAAATGTGGGGCAAGTTGCTCATTGAAGATATGACAGATTGCAGTGTGAACCAGATCCATGGTTGGCTTTTTCAATGGAGAAAGCTGATCTTTTCTCCATGTGTTAAAATCGGGTGGCATCAGCTTGAATACTCTGTTCGGTGGAAATAGAGATTGTCAGAAGTATGGCGTGAAAGTGCTCTGTGAAGTAGTAAACGGGTAAACTGTCAGTAGAGCGCTACAGCCAGTgttaaaattcacttttctttcctgttagaGCTGGGGAGCCTCACTACAGCTAACCTGATGGAGAAGGTTCGTGGCCTGCAGAACCTGGCTTATCAGCTGGGACTGGATGAATGTAAGTGCTGTATGCAGATGTGACTGACTGCATTGCAAATCTTCCCGCTGAAATGTGCACTTGTCTTACATTTGTAGCTGGAAGAGTGTTGGCAGGTTTGGCAAGTGTCTGAAATAACAGTTGATGACCTTCCAAAGTAGGAGGTGAGAGGGAGCTTACATCTTTAATTTACAGCCTGCAAGCATGGGGGAAACGTCCTTGCAGAAATAGCAAGGTTATACACCAGTCTGGTGTTGCATAGTAGCACATAGGCTGTTGTTCCTGACTTAACATCGACTTAGGTAAGTTGAGTCACTTTGCTTAATTTCCACTTAGATACTGGAGTTATTTTTCAGGGATGCTTGTGGCAGTACTTCTGTCAAGCTTCAGGTACTGCCTCCACAGCCAACCTTTCGCTTCTGTATAGGATTCTTCTATCACTTAATGttcatgctgttttctgcttctgtaactGTTATTTCCACTTTCAGTTGTGGCAGGAGGTGCTGTCATTGAGTAATGAAGTTGGCTTTCCACTTAGAAAAAGCcaattttttatcttttttttttgaagaagaacCTGCATTCATCATCacatgtttctttaaaatgctacCTGTACGTACTGACACATTTAATGTTTTTGCTTAGTTTTGCTTTAGTGTAGCCCTTGGTTGCTCGGGCTACACAAAACACCAACAGTTTTAAAACTTACAGATCTTCCATGTTTCTTTCAGTGAGTGACAAAAGGCACAGTCTTCCTGACTAAACTTAAGTGTATCTTAATGCTTTCTTATTAACCAAGTGTTAAGCCTGTTTTAACACACCCCCTGCAAGTTTATTTTAGTGAAGTAGAAGTTAAAGTATAACTGTGTAAAACTGAGTCAAATACAAAGAGTGGCTGATGATTGGCTTTCTCCTTTAAGCTATAGCCTTAAATGTCAGACAACCTGGTCCTGCTAAATGGACTTTAAGCAGAGTCCGAGTTACATCGAAGCTAACAAGGTTGTTGTTTCCTTAGCAATATTTGGTGCAtgcatttccatttatttttcctgagaacaagtaaatgcagaaagaagacAACGTGAGCCAATAGTGAAATACCTGAGGTCCAGCAGTTATAACCTTTAGTTTATAGTAACTGAAATCTGGACTTTTCAAGCTATAAGAAAGCTCCCCATGATTCTAACTTCTAGTCAATcaagtgtatttttctttaggcTATAATACATTGAATGCTTTGTGTGTCTTTATATACATTTATCTGAGGAAAATTTTAACGGAAAATTTCTACAGGCAATTAGATGTGGAGTTTGAACAGGGCTTGTGGGGACTGGTTTTCCTAATACTGTCTTAAAGTTCTGTTACGGAGTTAGATAAGtgagaaagcaagaagaaaaatccaaaagATCTGTTCATTAAAGTTAAGAGACTTGTGATTTTGGTCCAAAGTTGTTGGATTTGATTATATCTTTGTGTACTGAAACTCAATAGTCCCTTTTTGACTTGAATGTTATAATAACTGAAACTGGCTATCAAACCTCCTATTAAAACTGCTGTTGAGTAGTTTCCTGTAGATGGCAGCAGGAGGCTTCCCGTGGAagtcctgctgctttttcttaatACTCTACTGTTTCAGTCATGATTTGAAGTTGTTCTTcccatgactttttttttgcgGCACATTTCCGGTTCTGAATGtgcactgcctttttttttttttacggtGCAAAGTGACGTGCGGGACTGGGTACCTGTTGAAAAGTTGATTCATGAGGATACTATTGCAGCACTAAAATTGAAATCTGAGTAATTGATTTGTCTTGATGTAGTTTAATAAATTACTGACCTATGTGCCTTACTTCTTAAATTCATATGAACTGTCTTACTATTTTGTGTGTATAAGCAGACTTTCTTGACAAATTTGGAACAAATATGTTGAATGCTTTGTCTATCTAGGACAGTTGAATACTATTATCTGGGTTCCACATATATAATTCCTGTTGTCCCTAACTTTTTGGCCCTAGATTTCTCAGttccttgtttgtttgcttgcttctCACAGGTTTCTATTCTTTACAACTGActtccccctctctttttcccttagGACTACCTTTACTTTCTGTAACCCTGGCTGTTTCGTTGAATGCTCTATGGCTTCCATGAATCAAATTAAATTGTTAACATATaacttacattttctttcctgcttgtTTGATATCTTGTTGCATTTACAGTTGTCCTCCACTTTTAAAAGTATTCGATTCTATACACTCTGCTATTTTATTGGTCTGCTTTAAGCTGTGTATTCTTATGTGATTTAAATAATTACATCTTAATTAGTACAGAGTTCtgtgaaagcttttctttctcagatgaAGCTCAATATACTTGGGCTGCTTGGGTTATAACAGTAAGTTCAAGAAACAATCAACTAGAAACTTCAGAGATGACTTTCACTGTAGCTCAGACCTGTAACAGTCGATGTCATTCAGGGTGGAATAATGCTAACAGAGCTTCCTCTTGTATTTTATGTGAACATCTTAGGAGTCAGGCTTCTTGCCTTCTGTTACGGTTTCTGTGCAGTACAGCAAGTACCTGTTTATACTGCAGTACCTTTGTCTCATAACACATCAGTCTCTGAGTTGGGCTGATAGTGTCAAAGTAGATGTTTGACAACTGCAATGGTTAATGCTCTTTTTGATAatgctgcctccctcctccttgTCTGAAGGTTCGGTTACTTAGGGTAACTGTTGACCTGTTCAGCAGTGTATCTGATTCTTCTAGCTTCAGTAGTACCCAATACACTTACTTCCTACTCAGACAAGATAAGttgcttattttcagtgtttttttacctttgtaGATTAAAAAGTCTTGTGTTTGGCAGCTATTTTGCAACTTGgtcatctctcttttttttttttttaatcaagttgGTAAGTAAGCaccttgattttttaaaaagtgtatttctGAATGCTGGCTGCGTGATCTCCTGtgctttcatttgtgttttactAAGATGCAGACTGTTAAACTGCCAATAAAAGATGGGCCATCTTCCATAAATCAGAATTTCTTACTTGCACCGTTTAATTTGCTGACGACTTAAATTGAAGACCCTTTTTTGTAGATCAGAAAGGATCTCCAAGGAGATCATGGGGAAACTTTTCTTCAGCTCTCCTCCTAGCATGCTAGTAGGTGGATTCTTACTCACTCAGGTCTATTCCTTGCAGTGTGTTCTTCCCTTCCTTAGCACAGACTTCACCTGAAGGATAGGCTTCCTTGACTGAAGCAGGACTTTTGCAGCATAAATGAAGTATtagttttttatatttatttttataaataaatatatatccTCCTCTTAAAGGATAGGCTGTCCTTAggtctttggattttttttgttattgcttgCTATGAGGTGGTTCTAGAGTTCTCCAGTAGCTTCCAGGTTTGGGACCTgctatgaataataataaaatctggtaaaaataaattatttttcagcacCTCTTCTGAGGTATCAGCTTGTGTTTCCTTGCCTCCCTTCTAAGCTATGTACAATTCTACTTTGCCCTGTTGCTTGTTAGTGCTTTCCTCTATTTGCTTCAGTTCTCTCATTAGAACTTCTCTTTCCGTTAAATGGTTATTTCATTGTTTAGAATACACTGAAACCATTTTTAGTGTTAAAAAATTCTGCTTAGTTTGGATCTTTCTGTCCTTGTTAATGTGAGTATTTTAATGGTGGGAGGAGGAACGGCGCTCAATAAGCACATCTACTTTTAATTGTTTGTGCAGTTATGGTGACTTTGGGAGGCATCATATCACTGATGAATgtgagctgcaggcaggcagtgaGTCTCATCTCTGCTGTTGGCAGAAGTCAGGGGTGGAAAAAAAGGTATAGTGGTGTTGCCTTGTTATGGGCTTTTTTAATTCCCCAGGTCTCTCCAGCTTTGCTTGGAGCAGGGTAGTGAGCACCACAGGATGAGGAGCCCCCAGCTGGTGTGGAAAGCAAGAGGGAGGGTGTTCTTTCCTGGGAACGCAGTCACGAATCCCGACTCAATGTTTGTAGCCCACAGAGCAGCAAATTTCAAAACAGTTTGTGTAAATATCTGCAAATTTGGATACCTAGCTGTGTTTTCCCACTCTATGACCATTATGGCTTTCAGACCAACTGAGTCAAAGTTTActttagatgatttttaaagtcttgGTTTCATGAGCTAGCAGCTCTAGGGAGTGCATACATTGCTGGTAGGCAAATTTGGTGTTAAGACATTTTTATTACCCTTGgttgcagttatttttaaatatatgccCTGTCTTCTTTTTGAATATATGTGTATGGAGAGGTGTATCAGCGAACTacatacacagaagaaaaagttttaaaaaaacctgtttttttccaaactttgGAATAAACTTATATGTAAAACTAACAGAACTCTTAGTAGGATGGGGAAGCAGAAGAAGCACCATGTCACTGAAGGAATGTGGTAGTTCAGGGACTTTCTGAAGGCCCTGCTGTTGCTTCTCTGTGAATCTCCgatatttttttcaggtaacACTTCCTATACTGGTTCAAAAGTCCTAAAATGTAcatctatatatgtatatacgtgtgtgtgtatatatatgcatatacaccTGGTATCATAGCCACGTTGATAAAATTTCACTCATGCCAGAGAGATGATTGGGCTGCTATGCTGTCACAATATAGCTTTGGTGATGCTGCTAGTGCAAGCCCATTCTTTTTCGTTCCTAATATGTTTGTGGAGGTAGTGGTGGTTTTGTGCAGTATCTGCCTTAAATATTGGAAAATGTGGGATAACTGACCCCACAGATGTGAATGCAATTTATAATTTCCCTGTCGGTGACTTTTGCTCGTCCGCTTTCTTATGTTACATTAAGTTTTTATTTGGAGTAGAAGctgttttgtgcttttcctcCTGTAAAATTAGGAACGTCTACGTCATCCAATATTAAATCCTTAACCTCTTTGAAGAGCAATGAGACAGTTAACGAATATGCTCAGCCAAATCTCCCTGTTTGTAGTCCCACGTGTTTTTGTGTGTCCTGGCTTTCACTGAGCTCTAGCAACTTTGCTCCCATTTTATTTGTAATGctgatttattttccatatatgTTCAAGCAAATTAAATATCACAGGTACAGTGGAAGAGGTATTTGATGCTAGCCATCAAGGGCCCGAGAATTGTAGCTGGGTGGCCTGAGAGATATCAGGTGAACAGCAAAAAGTTGTCTGTCTTGTAGCACAACACATTGATAAAGGAAAAGTCAGCCAGGGTTTAGTCAGTCAGTGATAGTTTTCcttaatataaaaaatgagTGACTAGGTGTTTTTAGCTTGGAGAGGGACAACTGGTGCAGTATATGAAAAAGATCTGTAAAACTGATTAATGCAGAGAGAGTGTGACTAGGGAATGACTCTTCACTGTTTCTCATAGGATGGGAgccaaagagaataaaatagtGTGTCAGGACAGACATGAGGAGGTACTTGCGCTGTGTATTAAA contains these protein-coding regions:
- the LIN52 gene encoding protein lin-52 homolog, which encodes MRPRWRPPRTDSPPPHPPRSFLSVVGGDLEASLLSFEKLDRASPDLWPEQLPGVAEFAASFKSPIASSPPKWMAELENDDIDMLKELGSLTTANLMEKVRGLQNLAYQLGLDESREMTRGKFLNILEKPKK